In Desulfovibrio inopinatus DSM 10711, the sequence AAAGAACGCCTCCCCATGGACTCTCGATGATAAGACAATCGCCAGGGCGCACGGTATGAAGGCAGGCAAATCGATACCCATCTTCACGTGCCTGAAAAGAAAGGCGTGTTGTTTCCTCGACCGTTGATTCAGGAATATTGTGACGATATCGAACGCGACATTGTCCGCATTTTCCTAAACCCGAGCACAATGGTCTTCCGAGGAAGGCACCATGACGGAACAGCGCACGGGCCAGATTTTCACCGGCTTCAACAATAATGCTACGAGATTCATTACGGCTATCGATAACCTGAATTTCAAAAGACACGTCTCCCTCCATATCACACTGAACCCGGCCTATCCCAAAGATGACGCGTCGACAAGCCCATGAAGAAAAAAGGACGCCCGACTCCCCTTTTCAAGGAGCCGGGCGGAACATCTCACCATACTGTATTGTTCATCAGGTTGATAATGCCTGCATCGGAGATCGGTATTCTCTCAGAAAATCAGGAGCCTGGCATTCGTCATGATGCATACCCATAATAAGATTTTTCAGTTCTTCGGCCTGTTGGGTGAGATCGCCAATGGCCAAAGAAGACGTCTCCATGCCTTCGACTGTATCTTCTGCAACCTGTTTAACTTCAGCCACTGCCGCGCTGATCAATTCATGGGTTGCGGTCTGTTCTTCCGTTGAAGCAGCAATCTGCTGTACCTCTTCTGCGGCTTCTTGCGAAAACGATACGATGAGTTTCAATGTCTCACCGGATTTGACCACAAGCTCATTCGCGTCTTGAATAGCCTGAAAGGCGGTCTCCGTATTTGCGACATTCAGATACGCCATTTTTTGTATATTCCCGATACTGTCCGAAACTTGTTGTGTGGCACCAACAGTTTTTTCGGCAAGTTTCCGAACCTCATCGGCAACGACAGCAAAGCCACGGCCGGCTTCTCCCGCTCGTGCCGCTTCGATGGCTGCATTCAGTGCCAACAAATTCGTCTGATCGGCGATTTCATTAATAACATTGATAATATCACCAATAGCACGCGCGTTATCACCGAGCATGTGGATATTCGTTTTCAGGTCCGATGATAACGTAAAAACTTTCTCCAAAGCTTGAATGGACTGTTCCACCACTCGCGACCCCTCATGGGCCTTTTCCATGGCCGCTCCTGCATTCTCCGCAGTTGTACTGGCACTTTGCGCAATACTGATCAAAGAATTGCTCATCTCATCCATGGACATCGAAGTCTCAATAATTCGTTCAGTCTGCAGTCTTGCGCCTGACTGTACCATGTCCACTTTACGGGAAAGTTCCTCGGCACTGCTGAATACATGGCGAGAAATCTGATCAGCTTCCTCCGCCACCGTTTTCATTTTGTCATTCTGGCAACGTATCTCTGCTTCTTGCCGTTTAATTGCTGTCAGATCGGTAAAGAGCGCAAAAGCACCTATAGGGTTGGAATCAAGATCATACAATGGAGCCGCATCAAGTCGAATGAAATATTCCGTCCCTCGTCGCCCTTGACCTTGAATTTCGATATCACGAAATGTACGTCGCTCTTTGAAACAGTTACGCGTAATGCCTTGACCACCCTTTTCTCCGTAAAAAAATTCTGCCACATCCATTCCCAAATAGTGGTCATACTCTCCATCAAGTTCCAGGAGATCAAGCAACGGTTGATTGACAAAAGACAATCGATTTTCAGGATCAGCAACAAGGCACGGGGTTGTCATCGCACGTAAAATCCCTTCGGAAAACCCAAGCTTGTTTTTTAACTCTCCGACCATTTGCAACAACCCACGCCGGAGTTGCCCCAATTCCGCCTTGAATCGACCATGCAATTCGGCAGCAAAATTTCCTCGGGTGATTTCTTCCAGAAATACTTGCAAAGAGGAAAACGGCTGTGTCAATTCCCGTTTGAGAAACCACATGGATGCAAGTACGACAAGAACAGCCGTTACAAGACCAAGGATAAGCGCGACCTGAGTCAGTCGACTCACCGCTGCAAACGCTTCGTCGCGATCCATCTCGACCAAAAGAGCCCAATTCTCATTGCCAACGGGAAGGGGTGCGAATGCGGTCAATACCTCGACATTGCGAAAATCCGTCGCCAATTCAGTGCCAGATTTACCAGCAATCGCCTTCTGAAATGGATCCGTCGCTATTTTCCCGGTTTCAGGATGGGCAAATGAAGCCTGAACGGAATGCGTATCCGGAGCGCGGAACGAATCTGAACGCATCTTCCCGTCCGGACCAACAAGAAAACTCTCTCCAGTTTCTCCCATCCCAGAACGCAATTTCATAATCGTGGAAATATCCCCTCGTGGGATACGTAAAATCGCGACGCCTTCAACGTCATTCGTATGATTATAAACCGGAGCAGCAACAAACGCAGCCGGTCGTCCATCTAAAGGGGGATATGCTTGGTAATCGACAAAGGTGACTTGGCCCTTCAATCCTTCCCGCCAAGCCTCCGCCAAGTTTGTATCCTTGAGCTTTCCTTTGTCCAAATCTTCACCCATATCCAGGCCCTTATTGACGGAATACAAAACGCGTCCGTAGTCATCGACCAACAAGGCGTCTTCATACCCCAGGACCGAGACAAACGGCTCAAAGGCTCCCTCGACATAAGGAAAAAGACTCACATAGTCAGGGTCATTGATGTCCATGCGTTCTCCGGCCTCGACCGTACCGTAAGTATAGTCGCGTAACAGGCCGACCGCATTGAACACTTCTTTAACGCTGGCAAAAATTCGTACTTCCTGCGACCATTTTTCAAAAAGCTGCTCCATCGCAGCTTTTTTAGCATCACGTAATGACTCAAGTTGGCCAAATGCTTGGTGAGACAAGCTCATCGATGCCTGCCTCACACTGTAAAGTCCCATAATAACAATGGGAACAATGCCGATCATCAGACAAAACGCTATCATCTTCGCTTTCAATGAAATCTTCATAATATAAAGGCCCTTCATCCTCTTGGGGGGGAAGCATGGAATCGCAAAGGAGGTGATATTGTCAGACAACAACGCGGCGGATATCCATTTTTGAAAACGATTCGCAAAGATATGGACAATCCAGATTTCGTTTTAAAATTTTATATTTTCTACTGTACAGACTGTGTACTTTTCCTTCCAAATCGGTGTCATTTCCATGACATCACAACTCTATCTCTTGTCGTAACCCATTGTTCTGGAAAGTGCTGCACGACAATAAAAATATTTTTTAGATAAAAACGACAATGACAAACAAATATAAAAATAAAATCAAATTTATATATAAATATAGACACAAATAACTACGATGACACTCACAACAATGATACCGTTACAATGAACGGCCACGAATTCCAGCGACTTGAGAAGTGTTGTTCGACAATGCAACACGCCATTTTTTCAATACACTATAATACTACAATAAATGGGGCGAAAGAGAATTACAGGAGGAACACTATCAGCGGAACAAGGAAGGCAAAGCCTCCCTTGTTCAGAATGGACTATCTTGCTTTTTCGAGTTGCTCTTGTAAGAAAGCAAGGCAAATTTCTGTTGCAGCGTCGAAATCGATACCGCCAGTTAGTTCAAGCACAGGACAATCATCCAGTAACGCCAAGTACGCTTGCTCCGAAAAATCAAGTGTTTCTGCCGGATCATCCATCTCAAAGAATAAACCAACATCTTTCATGAAAGCCGGCATCAAGTCTCGACGTTCTTTCAAATTGACTCGAGTGGCAACAACAGGATCATCTGTTCGCTTCCAGTGCAAAAGAATAAGTCCTGCCATTTGAGCCCGCAATTTAAATTTATTCGGACCAAAGCAGGTATCGACCATGGCATCATATTTGTGTTCAAGATCCCACAACTCACTGGTGGGCATCCGAGAAAACCGGTCGAATTCCTCTTTACTCATCACGGAACTCAAACTCGGGTTATTGACAACCGTGCCAGGGTTAACGCGTGGCATTTTGGGGACACCGATCATCTCCAATCCACTCTCCCTGCGACGCACCATCAACCGGTCGTTACTGATGAAATCCGTACCGCGACGCATAATATGCAACGCCAGAGTCGATTTGCCCGCACCGGAGAACCCGGCCAACGACAAACCAAGCCCATCGACAGCAACTCCTGCAGCATGGAACAACAACGAGCCGCGTTTAATCACAATTTCGATAAAGCGGTTATTGAGAAAATTGATAATCTGCGCCTGGTTCTCAATGCAGGAACCAAAGGCATAGTGATCACCATCGCCGAACATAAAGATCATTCCGGTTTTGATCTTCCGCACGATACGGCCATCGGGAAAATCAACATATTGTTCTTTGAGTGATGTTTTTCCAGGGTCTCGCTCTTTTGTCACAAACGGAAGATTCAAATCCAGATTCGGCATTTCAATCGCCGTCACCACAACGGAGGCTTCTTCTCCTTCGGCCAGAAACTCATGGTAGTACTCTCTTAAATCGTCGACGAGCTTGAGCGAATTGGTCTTGAGATCAATACGAAGATCATCAAACTGCAATAGGAGATGATGCGGCGTCTGGTGAAGATCAAGATACGGAGCGGCAACTTCATGATACGAATGAGGACGATTCATGCAATTTTCTCCAGCACGTGGTCGACATACATGGACGCCACGTCAATATTATCGGATTCAAGGAGTCCACGAAAGCCACCAAAAGCCGAGACTTCAAAAACTTGCGCGCCTTGAGACGTTTCAACAACGTCAACGCAAGTAAATGCCATATCGAAGAGACTCTGGGCTTTGTCGGCCAGCGCAAGGATCTCATCGGACGGCTTATAGCTGACGTATTTTCCACCAGTGCGTGTCGTCGTATCCCAGCTATCGCCACTTCCCTGCCGCGCATACGTGCCGAGATATTCCCCCCCCATATACGAGACCCCTAAATCGATAAGCTTGCCCGCATGGGAGACCATTTGCTGGATGTACATCACCCGGTTGCCATTATTTTTGAAGTCCTCAATAGCCTCGACCATCTCCGACCCAGGCTCGATAACCATCATTCCGCGCGCCTTGGAGCTATACAAGGGTTTAAAGATGGCTTTTCCAAAGCGTTCTACCGTGGCCGCCGCTTCTTGAATACTCTCCGTGATGACCGTAGCAGGCATGGGAATTCCGGCGGAACGCAACGCAGCGGTGCAGCTCAAGCGATCAATTAACCGAAACATGCTGTGCGGATTGGAGAAAACCGGAAGGCCAAGATCATATAAAAACCGCAAGATCTCCATTCTGTCCAAGGCATCGGGGGAATATGTCGGGGCGATCTTTTTGACGATAATGGCATCAAGAGCAGTCAATTCGACATCTTTGCAAAACGCCTTATTCGTATCCAAGTCCAAACGGACATCGGCCATATCGATGAGACAGCGAAAGCCGGTCTTGGCTTCTACAGCATCGAGCAATCGTTCCGTCGACCATCCGCCAGGGATGCCGACAACACCAACTTTTTTCATAAACACTCCTTTTCAGACCGCCGTGAATCCATCGTACAAGCGCACAATCAGTCAAGAATTCCTTCAAGCGGCAAGTTAAATGCGTCGAAATCGCCCTGATGCGCCAAAAATGTCTTGAGATAGAACACTCCGCGCATAAACATATGCTTGGCAAATTTGGAATTAAGCTCAAAACGCGTCGACGTCATGAGCGACCGAGCAAGCCCCAGGCACATCCTGGCTTCGTAGGTTGTATCTCCATGTTTTTGGGCATACTGATGGCCAAAATTATACATTTCCAGAGCAGCAGCTCGCAAGCGAGAACGTTGATTCTGCCGGAACAGCGGCAGGCGGAAGTTGGAGACCATAAACACGGAAACATCTTGTACATAATCGTTATCTGCAGATCGATGCAGGTCGATATAATGAATACGATCTTCCGTGTCGTTATAAATGATGTTGTTACTGTTGAAATCCCCATGAATAAACACTGAGAATGGAGCTACAAGGCCATGACTCTTTTCTTTTGCAGCTTCTACAATCGACGCAAGCGAAGGTTCAACATAGCCTCCGATGCAATATTGGGGATAGTTGTAATGAGGATGTGTACGAAACACTCCACCCAATCGAGCTTGTAATTGACCAAGAACATGAGCATCGACGGGTTTATCCTTGCGCGTAATGTCCCACAAGTGTTCAACCGTCACTTTCAGCGTGGCCATGGCTTTGGCTAAATGCTCTGCGGTTGCTCCAAGCACAATGTCTTGGAAGGTCTCGCCTTTTAAAAATTCGACCAACATCGACGTTGATTCGTCATGTTCCCGGAGGGCAATCACTCGTGGAGCCAACCCCGGAGCAATCTCTTGCCAACGGGCGATTGTGTCGCGCTCCTCGACAAGTTTCTCACGCTCCCCGTCCTTGAAAATGACATCCGTCACCGCACCATTGCCGTCGGAAGCATCTTCAACTTTGCCGATACGACACCCGGATCGGCTTCCCCAAATGGACTTAAATTCTACATCGGTCAAGGGAACGTCTTTTCCGGTCTGCGCCAATACATCACGGAGACCATCAATTTGATGAATCTTGAATCGGTCTCCTGTGATCGTAAAGATCACGGCTTCTCCGATATTGAGCAAGGTGTCTCCGATACGCTCGAAGTACCGAAAAATAAAAAGCGTTGTCAGAAAATCACCGGTATGGTCACCGGAACGTAGCTCTCGACGTATTCTGTCAAAGTTGACTTTATAAATACTATCGAGCTCCATTTCTGTCCGGCATATTTCAAAGGCCTTGTTCATATCACGTTTGAATACGGCCGAATCAACGCGCTCCAGTGCGGAAGCAACAACATCAAGACATATTTCGTAATCGTAATGCTGCAAGAATGTCGTGTCTTCATAATGGAGTAACTGTCTTGATATATTGACGCAGTGGTCTCCAATACGCTCAAGATTCGTCGTGATCGTGTTGATACCTCGAAGGAAACTCACTTTCATTGAGCCAAGAGACGCGTCACCGTGAATCTTAGCATAGCAATTGTTTTGGAGAACACTCTTGAGGTTGTCGATATAATCGTCACGCGTGTCCATACGAAGAATTGCTTTCTCGTCCGGACTCTTCATGACACGGCGCAGACTTTCGAGCTGCCGACCGACCTCCATCAACATGAACTTGAAATTGTCGACAATAATATTCATGGATACTCCGTTCAGGACTCAATAAAAAGTGGTTCCTTTCCGGCGTCTTCCACTCCCGGCTTTTCCTTCCAACGCAGTTTGATTTTGAGTTTACGGTCTACACCCTTGGTTTTTCCCTCAAGTGCAAACGTCACCAGACCACGCGGCTCGAAGACGATTTCATCTTCACCATGCCGCAAGGTCAGTTTCCCTTTTGCAAACCCATCACGAATGGCGTCGAGATAGTCGATGAAAGCATCGAGCTCCTGAATAGATTCAAATTGAAACAACTTATCCGATTGCATTGCCATCTCCTTTCATTTGGCGATATCGGTTCATTTAGTCCGATACCCCCGCTCCATGTGCCATGCTCTCGTGTCGCTAATGTTACAAGCCACAAAAAAAGACGCCGTCTGCAAGGACGGCGTCTTTTTTCTCCATTCAGTTTAATCCTGAGCTTGAATGGCTGTGATAGCGACAGTATAGACAATATCCTCAACCGTACAGCCACGACTGAGGTCATTGACCGGTTTATTCAACCCCTGCAACACCGGTCCCATGGCAATGGCTCCGGCTGAGCGTTGAACGGCTTTATACGTGTTATTTCCTGTATCAAGATCCGGAAAAATAAATACTGTTGCCCGTCCCGCCACTTTGCTGCCGGGTAATTTTGTTGCCGCGACAGCAGGATCAATTGCGGCATCGTACTGTATCGGTCCTTCAAGAAGCAGTTCCGGCGCACGAGCTTGAGCAATTTTTACTGCCTCCACAACTTTATCGACATGCGCCCCCTTCCCTGAAGAGCCCGTTGAATACGATAACAAAGCAACGCGAGGTTCAATGCCAAATTTATACGCAGTTTCAGCGGAACTCAGTGCAATTTGGGCAAGCTCTTCCGGATTGGGATCAGGGTTGACCGCACAGTCACCGTACACAAGCACCTTATCTTTCAGGCACATAAAAAACACACTCGAAACAAGCAACACGTCAGGTCGGTTCTTGATAATTTGAAACGCTGGCCGAATGGTGTGCTGCGTCGTGGTCGTCGAACCGGAAACCATGCCATCGCACAATCCACTCTGTACCATCATGGTTCCAAAGTACGTTGGATCAAGGATAAGGTCATGGGCAATTTGTTGCGTCACATTTTTGCCCTTCCGTATCTCCACAAATTTATCGACGAACTCTTCAAAATGTTCAGAAGAGCCGGGATCAATGATCGGGATTTCGAGCTTGATATTGAGGCGCGACATCGTCTTAGCAATCTCGTCGGGATTGCCAAGAAGCGTTAAGTCGACAATGTCGCGTCGAACAAGCATGTCGGCTGCTTTCAAAATGCGTTCGCTGTCGCCTTCAGGCAACACAATATGACGACGTTGTTTTCTCGCACGCAAAAACAACCCGTATTGGAACATTTCCGGTGTAATGCTTTCACTTTTAGCTGCATCAATGCTTCTCAGAAAAACAGGAACATTGACGGCTCCATCGAATACCCCCAATGCCCTGGCAATTTTTTGCTGATCATCAAAGTGAATTTTTCCACGCATATCGAGCAAGCGTCGCGCAGTGGTAAAGGTGTCTCCAGATGCTTTGAGAATAGGAAAAGACGCATCTTCCCAAGCACTAATGATTTCAGCAATATTTTCTGCAACGGGCATATCGCCTGTTAACAACACCCCGGCGATATTGGGAAATTTGGGGGAAAATCGAGCGGCATAACAACCAAGAATAATATCGGAACGGTCTGCCGGCACCACGACAAGACAATCTTTCTCAAGATAATTCAAAAAGTTGGCCACACGCATCGCAGCGACGATATACGCGCGTACTCGATTGCCTAAAAGAGAAGCCCCTTCAAGTACCTCTGCATGGACCCAAGCTTTCACATCGTTCATGGACGGTCGATCAAGTCCATCATCTTCAGGTAAAACAAAAATAGATGTGGAACCCTTATACGCTCTGGCCTTGGCAGCAACATAAGGACGCACGTCAACCACGTCGTCTTCGTTCACCCTGTTCACCATGATTGCAAGCATATGAAGTTTTTCTTCAAACATGGCATCGAGGGCTACTCCAACGGAGTCGACCGTTTGTGCCGCGGTTTTATTTCGACCGCTAGCGACGAATACCACCGGGGCTCCCAATGCGGCAGCGATCATGACATTAAGCTCAAAGACGAAACTTGCATCAGAAGGCTGAACGTCTGCACCTTCGCATACAATGAAATCATAGCGTTCTTCTAAATCTTTGTATCGCGTCAAGACGGCTTCGATAAACTGGCTCTGCAAACCTTGGCTCAACATGGATCGCGCTTCTTCTTGCGTAAAAACCCACGCATCTTCGAGCGCCATGTCGAGGTCAAAATATTTTATGGCCAATTCTACGGTGTGATCGACCTCGTTGTCTTGGCTATGGGCCACAGGCTTGAAAAACGCGATTTTCTTCACACGGGTCTTGAGCATTTGCAAAATGCCGAGCTCAATGACGCTCCGTCCGGCACGCTCCTCCGTGGACATGATAAAAAGGCTCTTCGACATGAGCTGCTCCTCTAGTTACACTCACTGTCAATGATGTATCAAAACACCGGTCCAGACTTCTTTCGGGTGGTACGCGAAAACAGACACTTTCGTAAAGCATACCGCGTATTTTCTTTCCTACGCATTCATGGCTGAAAATAATCGAGCGCATCTTGCCCGACTCGTCTGTCTGAGCTAGTCTTGCAAGGTCTTTCTGAAAACATCCGAACCAATATAAGGTCGCTTATGGAAATCGAGTTGGCCGAGGCTGCACTACGTGGTTTTCGACCTGAATATATTCTTCTGGCCATTTCTCTCCTGTTTCTTATCAGTATTTTGGCGGGACGCCTTGCCGGTGTCGTCGGTGCGCCACTGCTCCTTGCATTTCTGGGAATCGGTATGCTGGCCGGTTCTGAAGGGTTGGGAGGCATCTATTTCGACGATCCGTGGATCGCGCAATTTCTCGGCGTCAGTGCACTCGTCGTCATCATTTTTTCCGGTGGACTCGAAAACTCATGGTCTCGTGTTCGGCCCGTGCTCTGGCAGGGAGCCGTCCTTGCCACCCTGGGTGTGGCCATCACTGCGGGGGTTGTCGGTGCAGCGACGTGCTATATCCTTGGTGCTTCCGTCAAACTTGGCATGTTGCTTGGCGCCATTGTGTCATCAACAGACGCCGCCGCCGTGTTTTCCGTCCTCGGTTCCGGCACAACAACACTCAAACCTCGTCTTGGTTCACTGCTTGAATTCGAGTCTGGTAGTAATGATCCCATGGCAGTTTTTTTAACTATGGGACTCTTGGCAAGCCTTCAATCTCCCGATGCCACTGCGTCTGAATTCTTGATATTCTTTGCCGAACAAATGAGCTATGGCCTTATCTTTGGCATGGCTGCTGGTCGTGGTATGGCCTACGTGTTCGAACGGTTACAACTCAATTCTCCGGGACTGTATCCTGTCCTGGCGCTTTCTATGGCGCTGTTTACGTTCGGCGTCACCGCATCGATTAATGGGAGCGGTTTTCTTGCTGTCTATATTGCAGGGATCACACTCGGCGGCCGTCCATTCAAATACAAAAAAAGCGTCTTACGGTTTCATGAAAGTTTAGCCTGGCTCATGCAAATCATTATGTTTCTTATTCTTGGACTGCTCGTGTTCCCCAAAGAGCTTGTCACAGTAATCTGGCCAGGCTTAGCGCTCTCGGCAATTCTGATCTTTGTCGCCAGGCCGCTCAGTGTTTTTCTCACTTGTTGGCCTTTCACACGCAATATTCGAGAAATGGGATTCCTGTCTTGGGTGGGATTGCGAGGAGCCGTTCCGATCATTCTGGCGACATTTCCTTTGCTGGCTGAAATCCCTCAAGCGCAACGCATTTTCAATATCGTTTTCTTCATTGTTTTGACGTCTGCCCTGCTTCAGGGTTCGACAATCCCTCTGGCCACCCGATTTTTTCGAACAGGTGAAAGCCATGATATCCCAGAGGAACAAGACAAGATCGGTTCAACGCCTCAATCGAAACAGGTGGCGAGTTGACACCATGCTTTATGGGCACGAGACCGTCACGACTGGTGCCTGCTGTGGATAAACTCGGGGTGTTTTCTGAAGAAACCATTTCATCGCCTGACGTTCCAAAACAGTCGGAACAAGCGGCAAAGCCTGTACACCTTTCAAAGGGTACCCGTCCCCACCTTGTGCCAGATACGTGATGGTGACGAGGGTATATTGTTTTTTATCATCAATCGCTTGCCCAGAAGACGCCCCTCCATCAAGAAAAAGCCCGGTCATGATCCAGCTCCCTTTCGGTGTGGGACACCCTTCAATCCGCAAGCCATAGACCGCGGGAAACGCCCCCCCGCCATGATGAACGCCGTGAGCAATCGCGGCCTTCAGTTGTTTACCGGTCAAATGAAGTACGACGACGGTATTGCCAAACGGAAGCACACTATCAATATCACGCTCCGTTACATCACCTTGATGCAGACTATCCCGAATGCCTCCTCCATTTATCAACGCGGCATCGACACGCACACCTTGATGTTCCGCTGCTTCAAAGAGAGCTTGTGCCACGAGCGGAGCCACCTCGCTGCCTTGACCATATGCATTGGGTTCACGCCGATGCGACAACGACGAATCGAGATGAGCAACAACTGTGTCCTCGCCAAGTTGAGCGGAAAAACCCTGTACAAGACCGGCCATAACGATATCAGGTTTCATCGGCGTTAACCCATAACGATTTTGGGGAGACAATTCTCGACGCTGGGTTTGATTTCGCAGTGTGACGTCGTATTGTGGATCAACAAGAATATCACTGTGTCCGGCAGCCGTTACCGTGCCGGTATGCTCATCATACTCTATGTCCAGTGCACCCAATACTTTGAAATTATGAAACGCTTGAACGACAAAAACCCGCTTCCCTTGTGGCCCGGTTATCACGGTTGGATACGGTCCTTCAGGATGAAAACCAGCCTTTTTCAAACGCGGCGGACCAAGCAAGCTATGGGAGTGTCCTCCGACGACAATATCTATTCCGCGAAGAGCACGCGCCATGGCGCAATCCCGATCATAACCTTGATGCGTCAATGCAATGACGATGTCAGCTCCCTCCCGTCGCAGTTCCGATACGGCTCTACGGGCAGCGGCAAAGGGATCGGTAAACGCAACATCAGGCCCTGGACTAGAAATCGTTGCCGTCGCGGGAAGAATCAGGCCAAACACCCCAATATGTACGCCATCCATGGAAAACAGTGTCCACGGGCGAACCCGGCCGTCCAGTGCTGAACCGGGACGAATTGTGATATTCGCAGCAAGAACGGGGAAGGAAATATCATTCAACAATGTTGCCAGGTGGTCTGCCCCATCATCGAATTCGTGATTACCGAGCACCATGGCATCAATACCCAACAGATTGAGAACAGCCATGTCGGCCGTCCCACCGAAGACAGTGTAATACGCGGTTCCACGCAGACTATCACCGGCATGAAGAAACAGCACATGATCATGACCTTCTGCCAAGCGGTGCACTGCAGCAGCAATACGCGCTGCCCCTCCAAGGGAAAATACAAGCGTATTTTGACCACGCTGAAAACGATAGGGTTCGGTATCAAGTCGGGAATGCGAATCATTGAGATGAAGAAGGCGTAAAGAAAAAGCATAAGAAAGGTCTATCCAGACGAAACAAAGCATCAGCGTGAAGACACCCTCTAAAAGGTGGCGCCCAATTCGTGTCGAACCCGGAATACAAGGAAATCGCTTCATGGATTAGTCATCAGAATCAATAGTAAGTTCAGGCTGTTTCCGATCAATATTATATCG encodes:
- a CDS encoding potassium/proton antiporter, producing MEIELAEAALRGFRPEYILLAISLLFLISILAGRLAGVVGAPLLLAFLGIGMLAGSEGLGGIYFDDPWIAQFLGVSALVVIIFSGGLENSWSRVRPVLWQGAVLATLGVAITAGVVGAATCYILGASVKLGMLLGAIVSSTDAAAVFSVLGSGTTTLKPRLGSLLEFESGSNDPMAVFLTMGLLASLQSPDATASEFLIFFAEQMSYGLIFGMAAGRGMAYVFERLQLNSPGLYPVLALSMALFTFGVTASINGSGFLAVYIAGITLGGRPFKYKKSVLRFHESLAWLMQIIMFLILGLLVFPKELVTVIWPGLALSAILIFVARPLSVFLTCWPFTRNIREMGFLSWVGLRGAVPIILATFPLLAEIPQAQRIFNIVFFIVLTSALLQGSTIPLATRFFRTGESHDIPEEQDKIGSTPQSKQVAS
- a CDS encoding bifunctional metallophosphatase/5'-nucleotidase, whose product is MKRFPCIPGSTRIGRHLLEGVFTLMLCFVWIDLSYAFSLRLLHLNDSHSRLDTEPYRFQRGQNTLVFSLGGAARIAAAVHRLAEGHDHVLFLHAGDSLRGTAYYTVFGGTADMAVLNLLGIDAMVLGNHEFDDGADHLATLLNDISFPVLAANITIRPGSALDGRVRPWTLFSMDGVHIGVFGLILPATATISSPGPDVAFTDPFAAARRAVSELRREGADIVIALTHQGYDRDCAMARALRGIDIVVGGHSHSLLGPPRLKKAGFHPEGPYPTVITGPQGKRVFVVQAFHNFKVLGALDIEYDEHTGTVTAAGHSDILVDPQYDVTLRNQTQRRELSPQNRYGLTPMKPDIVMAGLVQGFSAQLGEDTVVAHLDSSLSHRREPNAYGQGSEVAPLVAQALFEAAEHQGVRVDAALINGGGIRDSLHQGDVTERDIDSVLPFGNTVVVLHLTGKQLKAAIAHGVHHGGGAFPAVYGLRIEGCPTPKGSWIMTGLFLDGGASSGQAIDDKKQYTLVTITYLAQGGDGYPLKGVQALPLVPTVLERQAMKWFLQKTPRVYPQQAPVVTVSCP